In one Vulgatibacter incomptus genomic region, the following are encoded:
- a CDS encoding EB domain-containing protein: MKKVLLLATPLMLLAACGDLSDYPTAACSSRGELGCECGPQNTCKRGADGVRLACTDGLCQVPTCSSDRPGGAGCACEGDKVCAEGHVCAGGRCEVDTGQTLTPPADPVCYTPCRGDLRKADGSVLRCSKDGLLEGCIDGALCRQGTCVMPVDTTRESGELRAGLGSKGGSCAADADCPDFQSCIAGSCYSDCSADSDCRDGRSCYRHACRIPCSTSRDRCPAETVCTTLDGEAGFCMPLASSPAGGAAPVATGTFRLSARSLELTSQKTAHAFRIENVGDQYEEFVVRKVKHREFSDAGPKTILENPLFWLELAAGSDQPERLQELTVGVGPGESKEIRLSGADNPTLDRWEGILEVTSASMGVKELSVAFARSPDGQWTGTMYYVANFPDDGLDAWVRNKSDRAALRAVGNAFIRRWGALRDRRISLREFNAALIAMQTESWKWDSVRQRCPSAANPDPNVGCYLYENNDGIAIFSDYLPDAPVPTGVAELPIVLNVRGDEASSKKWEGKIVSSETLHLAGDPHVSLSFSADPNSCSTSAGGTCLNFLDGFSAEVLVGGRYATDASDRSCSRAVSGTFELTRMPSLLPGFEEGTTEDPVTGKRYRYECRDKLLPYGNGANALNRSMAASNPIPDGATRRRSLELVDGAMIDQSTLLVLFRERLPSFLDPMDAEGFSSYGYIVLTRASQAHLTSSDFEGSTTKDYRARPESEGLSCSPELVDRVLAGFGGGSLSAATASAMGIGVVDGLVPTGDTVVPLDPASAEKVHYYCADTGYFDGGPNDDGRASGELVPCPAESRVEYFTLKGQQGEQAAMAGLGCQKSSGICRAGEPCERAGGVPGQVSPLKGSCADTLAIWKSAGTHDIRVDPVYRCKDPNELVCSKDRTDLRKGKLFYPEAVETSVVFRPLDEDITEAFRYKTRFRNRVGTSVGFAPQVCVGDAIPYCYDPAAIEQIRDRVDCATHVYTRYYDDLSDEARAKLKEFLVRNFSYSEEVVFGLLTPIVHDGFERLNAELLIMMGDEAFTSAFSSRFDLAGQKLANFEGELFEPNGISLSGGAGFQMYSLYQATQYYQAALDRFYGQSKEIWSSIGDLPPGQGFITLATTVSYFDRLIRASSQKTRVWSEIAKQYQGFNRPDLARLVVERAYGQAYMESTILSQMMRKVSRSADSSATAQITKAVELAQHTYRAALLDMRTVYRDISDEATFYGIPPDYIPFPALDPNDTNAFAKSLARAREMARVAADKEQRALADTRSFDTDSALFQAELGRIRDEAEDTLAEICGTFTVQEDGKTSVYTAIPKYAHLSEKTRLLGDPCGLMGNGELNDAILGLEQARLEFEGLKLAHRNLLASAKDAQDQASEQCKRIEDFRDYMADKDGEILRYQDGINSLQLIIDTTSNALGIASTVATLTKCSVGTATDCPTAALSLGAYMGVSIAGNVLMAVNGAIIVGLERRIGDLELAKMKREINEECTAANIDTKYVVKDLMRQAAELELEVAKFQYDLKLAFSRIEKLRNDATSTMAGQAENEEMAINVEAARNDPNVRIYRNDAVSAADRTFFAALKEAYRATKVFEYYTSQSYAALDKLFLIRMVASGDTTLEAYLDELDQAFVQFQESYGNPDTRVAIVSLRDDVLRIPRLDENGIALSEAARTRLLREKLQDVKLLDDRGYLSMAFSTSFDELSPLTRNHKLRFVEVEVVGDDVGDSLGRIYLTQRGTGVVRAVDSRTNYYSFPTRTAVLNPFFNGTRPLSPEVYKSERLRDRPYINTGWDLVFNQKDEKVNKDINLASLADIRLYVYYTDFTEL; encoded by the coding sequence ATGAAGAAGGTCCTCCTCCTCGCGACCCCGCTGATGCTGCTGGCGGCCTGCGGGGATCTCAGCGACTACCCGACCGCCGCCTGCTCCTCGCGCGGCGAGCTCGGCTGCGAATGCGGCCCGCAGAACACGTGCAAGCGCGGCGCCGACGGCGTGCGCCTCGCGTGCACCGACGGCCTCTGCCAGGTCCCCACCTGCTCCTCCGATCGGCCCGGTGGGGCCGGCTGCGCTTGCGAGGGCGACAAGGTCTGCGCCGAAGGCCACGTCTGCGCCGGGGGCCGCTGCGAGGTCGACACCGGCCAGACGCTGACGCCCCCCGCCGATCCCGTCTGCTACACCCCTTGCCGCGGCGATCTGCGCAAGGCCGACGGGAGCGTCCTGCGCTGCAGCAAGGACGGGCTCCTGGAGGGCTGCATCGACGGGGCCCTCTGCCGGCAGGGCACGTGCGTGATGCCGGTCGATACGACCCGTGAATCCGGCGAGCTCCGCGCAGGTCTGGGCTCGAAGGGAGGGAGCTGCGCGGCCGACGCCGACTGCCCCGACTTCCAGTCGTGCATCGCCGGAAGCTGCTACTCCGACTGCTCGGCGGACTCCGATTGCCGCGACGGCCGTAGCTGCTACCGCCACGCCTGCCGGATCCCCTGCTCCACCTCCCGGGATCGCTGCCCCGCCGAGACGGTCTGCACGACGCTCGACGGCGAGGCCGGCTTCTGCATGCCCCTCGCCTCGTCCCCCGCCGGCGGCGCCGCCCCGGTGGCGACCGGCACCTTCCGCCTCTCGGCGCGAAGCCTGGAGCTCACCTCCCAGAAGACCGCCCACGCTTTTCGCATCGAGAACGTCGGCGATCAGTACGAGGAGTTCGTCGTCCGCAAGGTGAAGCACCGCGAGTTCTCCGACGCGGGGCCGAAGACCATCCTGGAGAATCCGCTCTTCTGGCTGGAGCTCGCCGCCGGCTCCGATCAGCCCGAGCGCCTCCAGGAGCTCACGGTCGGTGTCGGCCCCGGCGAGTCCAAGGAGATCCGGCTCTCGGGCGCCGACAACCCCACCCTCGATCGATGGGAGGGCATCCTCGAGGTCACGAGCGCGTCGATGGGGGTGAAGGAGCTCAGCGTCGCCTTCGCACGCAGCCCCGATGGCCAGTGGACGGGGACGATGTACTACGTGGCCAACTTCCCCGACGACGGGCTCGACGCGTGGGTGCGCAACAAGTCGGATCGAGCTGCCCTCCGTGCGGTCGGCAACGCCTTCATCCGCCGATGGGGCGCCCTTCGCGACAGGCGGATCAGCCTCCGGGAGTTCAACGCGGCGCTGATCGCGATGCAGACCGAGAGCTGGAAGTGGGACTCGGTGCGGCAGCGCTGTCCGAGCGCCGCCAACCCGGATCCCAACGTCGGCTGCTACCTCTACGAGAACAACGACGGGATCGCGATCTTCTCGGACTACCTCCCCGACGCGCCCGTTCCCACCGGCGTCGCCGAGCTCCCGATCGTCCTCAACGTCCGCGGCGACGAGGCGAGCTCGAAGAAGTGGGAAGGGAAAATCGTCTCGAGCGAGACCCTCCACCTCGCAGGCGATCCGCACGTCTCCCTGTCCTTCTCCGCCGATCCGAACAGCTGCTCCACCTCCGCCGGCGGCACCTGCCTCAACTTCCTCGACGGGTTCTCCGCCGAGGTCCTGGTCGGCGGGCGCTACGCGACCGACGCGTCCGATCGGAGCTGCTCGCGAGCGGTGTCGGGAACCTTCGAGCTCACCCGCATGCCGTCGCTCCTCCCCGGCTTCGAGGAGGGAACCACCGAGGACCCGGTCACCGGGAAGCGCTACCGATACGAGTGCCGCGACAAGCTCCTGCCCTACGGGAACGGTGCCAACGCCCTCAACCGCAGCATGGCGGCGTCGAACCCCATCCCCGACGGAGCCACCAGGCGCAGGAGCCTCGAGCTCGTCGACGGCGCGATGATCGACCAGAGCACGCTGCTCGTCCTCTTCCGCGAACGGCTGCCCTCCTTCCTCGACCCCATGGACGCCGAGGGCTTCAGCTCGTACGGCTACATCGTTCTCACCCGGGCCTCCCAGGCGCACCTGACGTCGAGCGACTTCGAGGGCTCGACCACGAAGGACTACCGGGCTCGTCCCGAGAGCGAGGGTCTCTCGTGCTCCCCCGAGCTCGTCGATCGCGTCCTCGCCGGGTTCGGCGGCGGCTCCCTGAGTGCCGCCACCGCCAGCGCGATGGGCATCGGCGTGGTCGACGGCCTCGTGCCGACCGGCGACACGGTGGTCCCACTCGACCCCGCGAGCGCGGAGAAGGTCCATTACTACTGCGCCGACACCGGCTATTTCGACGGCGGCCCCAACGACGACGGTCGCGCGTCCGGCGAGCTCGTTCCCTGCCCCGCCGAGAGCCGGGTGGAGTACTTCACGTTGAAGGGCCAGCAGGGCGAGCAGGCTGCGATGGCGGGCCTCGGCTGCCAGAAATCTTCGGGGATTTGCCGGGCGGGTGAGCCCTGCGAGCGCGCCGGCGGCGTCCCTGGCCAGGTCTCACCGCTGAAGGGCAGCTGCGCCGACACGCTCGCGATCTGGAAGTCTGCCGGAACCCACGACATCCGGGTCGACCCCGTCTACCGCTGCAAGGATCCCAACGAGCTCGTGTGCAGCAAAGACAGGACCGATCTTCGCAAGGGCAAGCTCTTCTACCCGGAAGCGGTCGAGACCTCCGTCGTCTTCCGCCCCTTGGATGAGGACATCACCGAGGCCTTCCGCTACAAGACGCGGTTCCGAAACCGCGTCGGCACCAGCGTCGGCTTCGCGCCCCAGGTCTGCGTCGGAGACGCGATCCCGTACTGCTACGACCCCGCGGCGATCGAGCAGATCCGCGATCGCGTGGACTGTGCGACCCACGTCTACACGCGCTACTACGACGACCTCTCCGACGAGGCCCGGGCGAAGCTCAAGGAGTTCCTGGTCCGGAACTTCTCCTACAGCGAGGAGGTCGTCTTCGGCCTCCTGACGCCGATCGTCCACGACGGCTTCGAGCGCCTGAACGCCGAGCTCCTGATCATGATGGGCGACGAGGCCTTCACCTCGGCCTTCTCCTCCCGCTTCGACCTGGCAGGGCAGAAGCTCGCCAACTTCGAAGGCGAGCTCTTCGAGCCCAACGGGATCAGCCTCTCCGGCGGGGCGGGCTTCCAGATGTACAGCCTCTACCAGGCCACCCAGTACTATCAGGCGGCCCTCGACCGCTTCTACGGACAGTCGAAGGAGATCTGGTCGTCGATCGGGGATCTGCCGCCGGGCCAGGGCTTCATCACCCTGGCGACCACCGTCTCCTACTTCGACCGGCTGATCCGCGCTTCGTCGCAGAAGACGCGGGTCTGGAGCGAGATCGCCAAGCAGTACCAGGGCTTCAATCGACCGGATCTGGCCCGCCTCGTGGTGGAGCGCGCCTACGGGCAGGCGTACATGGAGTCGACGATCCTCTCGCAGATGATGCGGAAGGTGAGCCGATCCGCCGACTCGAGCGCGACGGCTCAGATCACGAAGGCCGTCGAGCTCGCGCAGCACACCTACCGCGCCGCGCTCCTCGACATGCGCACCGTGTACCGCGACATCTCCGACGAGGCGACGTTTTACGGGATCCCGCCGGACTACATCCCCTTCCCCGCCCTCGACCCGAACGACACGAACGCGTTCGCCAAGTCGCTCGCTCGCGCCCGGGAGATGGCGCGGGTCGCGGCGGACAAGGAGCAGCGCGCCCTCGCCGACACGCGATCCTTCGACACGGACTCCGCTCTCTTCCAGGCGGAGCTGGGACGGATCCGCGACGAGGCCGAGGACACGCTCGCGGAGATCTGCGGCACCTTCACCGTTCAGGAGGACGGCAAGACCAGCGTCTACACGGCGATCCCAAAGTACGCCCACCTCTCCGAGAAGACGCGGCTCCTCGGTGACCCCTGCGGGCTCATGGGCAACGGCGAGCTCAACGACGCGATCCTCGGCCTCGAGCAGGCGCGCCTCGAGTTCGAGGGCCTGAAGCTCGCGCACCGGAACCTCCTCGCCTCCGCCAAGGACGCACAGGATCAGGCGTCCGAGCAGTGCAAGCGCATCGAGGACTTCCGCGACTACATGGCGGACAAGGACGGCGAGATCCTCCGCTACCAGGACGGGATCAACTCGCTCCAGCTCATCATCGACACCACCTCGAACGCGCTGGGCATCGCCTCGACCGTGGCCACTCTCACCAAGTGCTCGGTGGGTACGGCGACCGATTGCCCGACAGCGGCGCTGAGCCTGGGCGCGTACATGGGCGTCTCGATCGCGGGCAACGTCTTGATGGCGGTCAACGGCGCGATCATCGTGGGCCTCGAGCGCAGGATCGGCGACCTCGAGCTCGCAAAGATGAAGCGCGAGATCAACGAAGAGTGCACCGCCGCGAACATCGACACCAAGTACGTCGTGAAGGACCTGATGCGGCAGGCGGCTGAGCTCGAGCTCGAGGTCGCCAAATTCCAGTACGACCTGAAGCTCGCCTTCTCCCGGATCGAGAAGCTCCGGAACGACGCCACCTCCACGATGGCCGGCCAGGCCGAGAACGAGGAGATGGCGATCAACGTCGAGGCCGCGCGCAACGATCCGAACGTCCGCATCTACCGGAACGACGCCGTCTCGGCAGCCGACCGCACCTTCTTCGCGGCCCTCAAGGAGGCCTACCGCGCCACCAAGGTGTTCGAGTACTACACGAGCCAGAGCTACGCGGCCCTGGACAAGCTCTTCCTCATCCGGATGGTCGCGAGCGGAGACACCACCCTCGAGGCCTATCTCGACGAGCTCGACCAGGCCTTCGTCCAGTTCCAGGAGAGCTACGGGAACCCGGACACCCGCGTGGCGATCGTCTCGCTCCGCGACGACGTGCTCCGGATCCCGCGGCTTGACGAGAACGGGATCGCGCTCAGCGAGGCCGCGCGGACCCGGCTGCTCCGGGAGAAGCTCCAGGACGTGAAGCTCCTGGACGACCGCGGCTATCTCTCGATGGCGTTCTCCACCTCGTTCGACGAGCTCTCGCCCCTCACGCGGAATCACAAGCTCCGTTTCGTGGAGGTGGAGGTGGTCGGCGACGACGTCGGTGACTCCCTCGGGCGTATCTACCTCACCCAGCGCGGCACCGGCGTCGTCCGGGCCGTGGACTCCCGGACGAACTACTACTCGTTCCCGACGCGTACGGCGGTCCTCAACCCCTTCTTCAACGGGACGAGGCCACTTTCACCCGAGGTGTACAAGAGCGAGCGCCTGCGCGATCGCCCCTACATCAACACCGGCTGGGATCTGGTCTTCAACCAGAAGGACGAGAAGGTGAACAAGGACATCAACCTCGCCTCGCTCGCCGACATCCGCCTCTACGTCTACTACACCGACTTCACGGAGCTCTGA
- a CDS encoding MopE-related protein — MRPSTARLLRGAVALALLALGTGSCGKDPAPPPPCRDGYVPAADGSCTLAPPTCVAGAPGSIVEACATEHRACFEDQLGALCGVCLPGFVEDDGACRPVIACGDLDCAAEGRTCADGGSSRDAQCGACLPGNDALAGRCIHRTCSTTEREGSIAADCASKNRTCDEEGLEEAACGGCYPGFVEKSGTCRLVRSCGDLGCAAANRTCTAAQAHADAACGACRAGFVALGGECAPISDATCDEGSAEATPIAAACAAEHRACDSSKAPAVCGACEGSFVLDHETFGCEPFVPCSQRSCETEHRACVEAPQGRCAGCLPGFVEDPRTGSCRQVRTCASLTCGAEQACTEATDETDAICRPACADGEIWGGSQCAPCPACDDEGEDGRWPFPTSAGSCICKTKPGYFYSTAGDVGTFRCDADGDGWVRESARLAIQSKDPALRTNARCELRTIDRVELQNEAGDSKVVRLSRPLELFETDRNDDQALLDVHWRSKGLPAYGAGRLSARELNRFTKVCHDRRADYNDNGIADVSEWSGHSLGPTMRPEQQPFNEFSYFVELYRGSYRSPAGGEAHGTWVIQEKSRLEAPAGPDNLHVPLSYAASDGAYWRQCKVDPDPRWRTANPPVGMDFARYTDPATFNGLGHHSQFKCLVVDDEPSSGAVQELTPDGVKSAGFRLSRCGKAGPAVVPGGTNPSDTVVGCERVDASSVRPGDVLWGAVPYRDYGPTPYMRYDGLDMGTARYQGGCVNSCVEALASCPGYDINPIAAACLRDPRDFGKFLGCSAWEVCDGLDNDGDGVVDNGDPGGGVACDTGRFGVCEAGTTHCIGGEIVCTQDVPETAEICNGLDDDCNGAIDETFPGKGDACTVPNLKGECAKGRKACASFPEERPPRGEVFCQQVKFPEAETCADALDHDCDGNPYTENGSDENIAGCIDYYYDGDGDGFADRNVPPKCLCSPKGKYRIVAPTKWDCCDSDPNAYPDSNTFRTGRNACGSFDWNCDGVEEKQNTAVSASCKYKVLACSLNGNAGWEGAVPACGESQQWVYDCHYNVGGAHCDRDGYLRTQACR, encoded by the coding sequence ATGCGACCCTCGACCGCTCGACTTCTCCGGGGCGCCGTCGCGCTGGCGCTCCTGGCCCTCGGCACCGGATCCTGCGGGAAGGATCCCGCGCCGCCGCCGCCGTGCCGCGATGGCTACGTTCCCGCCGCCGACGGCTCTTGCACGCTCGCGCCGCCCACCTGCGTGGCGGGCGCGCCGGGCAGCATCGTCGAGGCCTGCGCGACGGAGCACCGCGCCTGCTTCGAGGATCAGCTGGGAGCGCTCTGTGGCGTCTGCCTCCCGGGCTTCGTGGAGGACGACGGCGCCTGCAGGCCCGTGATCGCCTGCGGCGATCTCGACTGCGCCGCCGAGGGCCGCACCTGTGCAGACGGAGGCTCGAGCCGGGACGCCCAGTGCGGCGCCTGCCTGCCGGGCAACGACGCCCTCGCCGGACGCTGCATCCATCGCACCTGCTCCACGACCGAGCGGGAGGGGAGCATCGCCGCGGATTGCGCGTCGAAGAACCGCACCTGCGACGAAGAGGGCCTGGAGGAAGCGGCCTGTGGCGGCTGCTACCCCGGCTTCGTCGAGAAGAGCGGCACCTGCCGCCTGGTCCGATCCTGCGGGGATCTGGGGTGCGCTGCGGCGAACCGGACCTGCACGGCCGCCCAGGCCCATGCGGACGCAGCCTGCGGCGCCTGCCGCGCCGGCTTCGTGGCGCTCGGCGGCGAATGCGCGCCCATCTCCGACGCGACCTGCGACGAGGGATCGGCGGAGGCCACCCCGATCGCCGCCGCCTGCGCCGCCGAGCATCGGGCCTGCGATTCGTCGAAGGCGCCGGCGGTGTGCGGCGCATGTGAAGGCAGCTTCGTCCTGGACCACGAGACCTTTGGCTGCGAGCCCTTCGTGCCGTGCAGCCAAAGGTCCTGCGAAACGGAGCACCGCGCCTGCGTCGAGGCACCCCAGGGCCGATGTGCCGGCTGCCTCCCTGGCTTCGTGGAGGATCCCCGGACCGGCTCGTGCCGCCAAGTGCGCACCTGCGCCTCGCTCACGTGCGGCGCCGAGCAGGCCTGCACGGAGGCGACGGACGAGACCGACGCGATCTGCCGCCCGGCGTGTGCCGACGGTGAGATCTGGGGAGGCAGCCAGTGCGCGCCCTGCCCCGCCTGCGACGACGAAGGCGAGGACGGCCGTTGGCCCTTCCCCACCTCGGCCGGGAGCTGCATCTGCAAGACCAAGCCGGGATACTTCTATTCCACCGCCGGCGACGTGGGCACCTTCCGCTGCGACGCCGACGGCGACGGCTGGGTGAGGGAGAGCGCGCGGCTCGCGATCCAGTCGAAGGATCCGGCGCTGCGGACCAACGCTCGCTGCGAGCTCCGGACGATCGATCGCGTCGAGCTCCAGAACGAGGCGGGCGACTCCAAGGTGGTGCGCCTCTCGAGGCCCCTCGAGCTCTTCGAGACCGATCGAAACGACGACCAGGCGCTCCTCGACGTCCACTGGCGATCGAAGGGCCTCCCCGCCTACGGCGCCGGGCGGCTCTCGGCCCGCGAGCTGAACCGCTTCACCAAGGTCTGTCACGACCGGCGCGCCGACTACAACGACAACGGGATCGCGGACGTGTCGGAGTGGAGCGGCCATTCGCTCGGGCCGACCATGCGCCCGGAGCAGCAGCCGTTCAACGAGTTCAGCTACTTCGTCGAGCTCTACCGCGGCTCCTATCGGTCTCCCGCCGGCGGCGAGGCCCACGGCACGTGGGTGATCCAGGAGAAGTCGCGCCTGGAGGCCCCCGCGGGCCCGGACAACCTCCACGTTCCGCTCTCGTACGCCGCCTCCGACGGCGCCTATTGGCGGCAGTGCAAGGTCGATCCCGATCCGCGGTGGAGGACCGCCAATCCGCCCGTGGGCATGGACTTCGCCCGTTACACCGATCCGGCCACCTTCAACGGGTTGGGACATCACAGCCAGTTCAAGTGCCTGGTGGTCGACGACGAGCCGTCGTCGGGAGCGGTCCAGGAGCTCACCCCGGACGGCGTCAAGTCAGCGGGCTTCCGCCTCAGCCGTTGCGGGAAGGCGGGCCCTGCCGTGGTCCCCGGAGGAACCAACCCCTCCGACACGGTGGTGGGCTGCGAGCGGGTGGACGCCTCCTCGGTCAGGCCCGGAGACGTCCTCTGGGGAGCGGTGCCCTACAGAGACTACGGCCCCACCCCGTACATGCGCTACGACGGCCTCGACATGGGGACGGCCCGCTACCAGGGCGGCTGCGTGAACTCGTGCGTCGAGGCGCTCGCGAGCTGCCCCGGCTATGACATCAACCCCATCGCCGCCGCCTGCCTCCGCGATCCACGGGACTTCGGAAAGTTCCTCGGCTGCTCGGCGTGGGAGGTCTGCGACGGCCTCGACAACGACGGGGACGGAGTCGTCGACAACGGGGATCCGGGCGGCGGCGTCGCTTGCGACACGGGCCGGTTCGGCGTGTGCGAGGCGGGCACCACCCACTGCATCGGCGGCGAGATCGTCTGCACCCAGGACGTTCCGGAGACGGCGGAGATCTGCAACGGGCTCGACGACGACTGCAACGGCGCGATCGACGAGACCTTCCCCGGCAAGGGTGACGCCTGCACCGTGCCGAACCTGAAGGGCGAGTGCGCCAAGGGACGGAAGGCGTGCGCCTCCTTCCCGGAGGAGAGGCCCCCGCGTGGCGAGGTCTTCTGCCAGCAGGTGAAGTTCCCGGAGGCCGAGACCTGCGCCGACGCCCTCGACCACGACTGCGACGGCAACCCCTACACGGAGAACGGCAGCGACGAGAACATCGCCGGCTGCATCGACTACTACTACGACGGGGACGGCGACGGCTTCGCGGACCGGAACGTTCCGCCGAAGTGTCTCTGCTCTCCGAAGGGCAAATATCGGATCGTGGCCCCGACCAAGTGGGATTGCTGCGACTCGGATCCGAATGCCTACCCGGACTCGAACACCTTCCGCACCGGCCGGAACGCCTGCGGCTCCTTCGACTGGAACTGCGACGGGGTGGAGGAGAAGCAGAACACCGCCGTTTCCGCGAGCTGCAAATACAAGGTCCTCGCCTGCTCGTTGAACGGAAACGCAGGCTGGGAAGGGGCCGTGCCCGCCTGCGGTGAGTCGCAGCAGTGGGTGTACGACTGCCACTACAACGTGGGTGGCGCGCACTGTGACCGCGACGGCTACCTGCGCACGCAGGCGTGCCGATGA
- a CDS encoding DUF7151 family protein, translating to MKTVKRSILVGVALGALAGCSDPESCRIETTAAGQRMVCPDGSSSPLGGSGGCTVIEGEAGAAIVRCPDGSETVIPAPSKGRDGSDGKDGGDGQNGRDGVDGDNGRDGKDGAHGEDGSDGKDGSDGADGKDGATVLVRLVDLPAGAECPGGGVAVYAGLDLDGDGILDLQTEATSREVVCSGLPGKDGTDGGDGQPGAPGRDGTDGKTALLRLDPEAAGPNCTYGGTAVRSGLDLDGDGALSDDEVTATHYLCNSPAYVLGVDFGDLRFLESGSRNHVTIRAMLGGAFDPLRRLRWRLQVTDDLGAPIAGLAIYLPPPPGEVAGSAGGAGGAGGAGDAGDAGGEAGAGGAGGAAGAGAPDVDTWTDFVTTDPQGFAILRSGFTVREDGLDSYDGATLDLGLEIPAPGAYRLRLVIEDIRTGEVIADRASEELAAAPLTTLVYFSDFEDLHPNTPGVGTVLGRLDRTTAPDTPVRWRYRLTSRGAPVVGAELGFPEAGEEGLPATSWTGTIALDGQGEGWLGAAAGFPASELQVIGGVARRVRVDLPAGDYLLEAEVVAVAAGAPIAHGSQAFTLQELGSTIQLSVDEAILAGQRSLLAVALSTASTYASSETFHLHLRWTDRAGAGAAGLSIFRGPPGADPNGHAGWTDVVRTDAAGEAIYPVALTAAELQSPSRYWLFLSLEPPRVGRFALSASLVRDADGQVIAEAPVVEVEVDP from the coding sequence ATGAAGACGGTGAAGCGATCGATCCTCGTCGGCGTTGCGCTCGGCGCGCTCGCCGGGTGCAGCGATCCGGAGTCCTGCCGGATCGAGACGACCGCCGCCGGCCAGCGGATGGTCTGCCCGGACGGCAGCTCGAGCCCGCTGGGCGGCAGCGGCGGCTGCACGGTCATCGAAGGCGAGGCGGGGGCGGCGATCGTCCGCTGCCCCGACGGCTCCGAGACCGTGATCCCGGCTCCGTCCAAGGGAAGGGACGGCAGCGACGGGAAGGACGGCGGCGACGGCCAGAACGGCAGGGACGGCGTCGACGGGGACAACGGGCGGGACGGCAAGGACGGGGCGCACGGCGAGGACGGCTCCGACGGCAAGGATGGCTCCGACGGCGCGGACGGGAAGGACGGCGCCACCGTCCTCGTCCGCCTCGTGGATCTCCCGGCCGGCGCGGAGTGCCCAGGGGGCGGCGTCGCCGTCTACGCGGGTCTCGACCTCGACGGCGACGGGATCCTCGACCTCCAGACCGAGGCGACCAGCCGGGAGGTGGTCTGCAGCGGCCTGCCGGGCAAGGACGGCACCGACGGCGGCGACGGGCAGCCGGGGGCGCCCGGGCGGGACGGCACGGACGGCAAGACCGCCCTCCTCCGTCTCGACCCGGAAGCCGCTGGGCCCAACTGCACCTATGGCGGCACCGCCGTCAGAAGCGGCCTCGATCTCGACGGAGACGGCGCTCTGTCGGACGACGAGGTGACCGCGACCCACTACCTCTGCAACTCCCCCGCCTACGTGCTGGGCGTGGACTTCGGCGACCTGCGATTCCTGGAGTCGGGATCCCGCAACCACGTGACGATCCGGGCCATGCTGGGCGGGGCCTTCGATCCCCTGCGGCGCCTGCGCTGGCGGCTCCAGGTGACCGACGACCTCGGCGCGCCGATCGCCGGTCTCGCCATCTACCTCCCGCCGCCGCCGGGCGAAGTCGCCGGCAGCGCAGGTGGCGCAGGTGGCGCAGGTGGAGCGGGTGATGCGGGTGATGCGGGTGGCGAAGCCGGTGCGGGCGGCGCTGGTGGCGCAGCTGGCGCGGGAGCGCCCGACGTCGACACCTGGACCGACTTCGTCACCACCGATCCCCAGGGCTTCGCCATCCTCCGGAGCGGATTCACCGTCCGTGAAGACGGCCTCGACTCCTACGACGGCGCCACCCTCGATCTGGGCCTGGAGATCCCGGCCCCGGGCGCCTACCGCCTCCGCCTGGTCATCGAGGACATCCGGACCGGCGAGGTGATCGCCGACCGCGCCTCCGAGGAGCTCGCGGCAGCGCCCCTGACCACCCTCGTCTATTTCTCCGACTTCGAGGATCTGCACCCGAACACGCCTGGAGTGGGCACCGTTCTCGGGCGGCTGGATCGCACCACCGCTCCCGACACCCCCGTCCGCTGGCGATATCGCCTGACCAGCCGGGGCGCGCCCGTCGTGGGGGCTGAGCTGGGGTTTCCGGAAGCAGGAGAGGAGGGCCTCCCCGCCACGTCCTGGACCGGAACGATCGCACTCGACGGTCAGGGCGAGGGCTGGCTCGGCGCAGCCGCAGGGTTCCCAGCGTCGGAGCTCCAGGTGATCGGCGGGGTCGCCAGGCGCGTTCGCGTCGACCTCCCCGCCGGCGATTACCTCCTCGAGGCCGAGGTGGTGGCCGTGGCGGCCGGCGCGCCAATCGCCCACGGCTCCCAGGCCTTCACCCTCCAGGAGCTCGGCAGCACGATCCAGCTCTCGGTTGACGAGGCCATCCTCGCCGGGCAGCGATCGCTCTTGGCGGTCGCGCTCTCCACCGCCTCCACCTACGCGAGCTCCGAGACCTTCCACCTGCACCTGCGGTGGACGGATCGCGCCGGGGCGGGCGCCGCCGGCCTCTCGATCTTCCGCGGGCCTCCCGGCGCCGATCCCAATGGGCACGCGGGCTGGACCGACGTCGTCCGGACCGACGCCGCCGGGGAGGCCATCTACCCGGTGGCCCTCACCGCCGCCGAGCTCCAGAGCCCGTCGCGCTACTGGCTCTTCTTGAGCCTCGAGCCACCTCGCGTCGGGCGCTTCGCTCTGAGCGCCTCACTCGTGCGCGACGCCGACGGGCAGGTGATCGCCGAGGCCCCGGTCGTCGAAGTGGAGGTCGATCCCTGA